One Thiocapsa bogorovii DNA segment encodes these proteins:
- a CDS encoding ACT domain-containing protein encodes MKLQQLSLFLENRPGRLGAPLEAIAKEGINILTLSLADTAQFGILRLIVREWDKAKQVLEDAGWVVNLTEVVAVDVLDRPGGLAEALAVLEGAGLNIEYMYAFSLRRGDKAILIFRFEDPDRAIAVLLEKGLHVVDGDELLSVVSG; translated from the coding sequence ATGAAACTGCAACAACTCTCGCTCTTTCTCGAGAACCGCCCGGGACGTCTCGGTGCGCCTTTGGAGGCGATCGCGAAGGAGGGGATCAATATCCTGACGCTGTCGCTCGCGGATACCGCCCAGTTCGGCATCCTGCGTCTGATCGTGCGTGAATGGGACAAGGCTAAGCAGGTCTTGGAAGACGCGGGCTGGGTGGTCAACCTCACCGAGGTGGTGGCGGTCGACGTGCTCGATCGTCCGGGCGGCCTGGCCGAGGCGCTGGCCGTGCTGGAGGGCGCCGGACTGAACATTGAGTACATGTATGCCTTCTCGCTGCGGCGCGGCGACAAGGCGATCCTCATCTTCCGCTTTGAGGATCCGGATCGGGCGATCGCCGTCCTGCTCGAGAAGGGACTGCATGTGGTGGATGGGGATGAGCTGTTGAGCGTGGTCTCCGGCTGA